In one window of Pseudooceanicola aestuarii DNA:
- a CDS encoding EpsG family protein, whose translation MTYLLATYGLFLLPFQLGRRALVKRQVYGVTLLLIFVFSAFRFEVGCDWSGYYFQYLKADRPSLQLALEGGEPLWWSILYLMNTQNIPYPVANVISSAIFFVGVHLLARRQPNPLAFLVLLFPILIINMPMSAIRQGAGVGLLCVALAAFIDRKPVWCAVWIVLASGFHSSAAVFLILLPLATGNYARSRIMLAAVLAIPGVLLLSGGDAAEIAVDRYVGTGVDAAGAAFRVGVLVLSGLFFFLFLRRPWRRQFPSDFALAHLFSMAMVLLIALVPVSSVIGDRLGYFLIPVQAMIFARVPFLDIPNRKLMTLLPYIGLALMFTVWTSVSYHFQQCYLPYNSWLFGFPNSLWSGL comes from the coding sequence TTGACCTACCTTCTTGCGACCTATGGCCTCTTCCTCCTCCCCTTTCAACTGGGCCGACGCGCCTTGGTGAAGCGCCAGGTCTATGGCGTAACCCTGCTGCTCATCTTCGTTTTCTCGGCCTTTCGTTTCGAAGTCGGCTGCGATTGGAGCGGATACTACTTCCAGTATCTCAAAGCCGATAGGCCATCATTGCAGCTCGCTCTGGAAGGGGGGGAGCCATTGTGGTGGAGCATCCTCTACCTCATGAACACCCAGAACATCCCCTACCCTGTCGCGAACGTAATTTCTTCAGCAATTTTCTTCGTCGGTGTCCATCTGCTGGCCCGCCGACAACCCAACCCGCTGGCCTTCCTCGTCCTGCTCTTCCCAATACTGATCATCAACATGCCGATGTCGGCGATCAGGCAAGGTGCCGGGGTCGGCCTGCTATGTGTCGCTCTTGCGGCCTTCATCGACCGCAAGCCGGTATGGTGCGCCGTCTGGATCGTGCTTGCGAGCGGCTTCCATTCCAGCGCCGCCGTGTTTCTGATCCTGCTGCCCCTCGCGACCGGCAATTACGCCAGATCCCGCATCATGCTTGCCGCGGTTCTTGCCATCCCCGGCGTCTTGCTTCTGTCGGGCGGGGATGCCGCCGAGATTGCCGTCGATCGCTACGTTGGCACCGGGGTGGATGCCGCGGGTGCCGCTTTCCGGGTCGGCGTCTTGGTTCTCAGCGGACTGTTCTTCTTCCTCTTCCTGCGCCGGCCTTGGCGCCGTCAGTTTCCGAGCGACTTCGCTCTCGCACACCTGTTCTCGATGGCGATGGTCCTGCTGATCGCCCTCGTCCCGGTTTCTTCCGTCATCGGCGACCGGCTGGGATATTTCCTGATCCCGGTTCAGGCGATGATTTTTGCTCGCGTTCCTTTCCTGGACATCCCGAACCGCAAGCTCATGACCCTCCTGCCCTATATCGGCCTCGCCCTCATGTTCACCGTCTGGACCTCCGTGTCTTACCACTTCCAGCAGTGTTACCTCCCCTACAATTCATGGCTCTTCGGGTTTCCGAATTCACTCTGGTCCGGGCTTTGA
- a CDS encoding glycosyltransferase family 4 protein translates to MDAKTLDDTDAYVMAGISLVNVPMLTRYDRSGASSRLRMLQYAEALSAEGVTATVCPFFDASYLERLYSGQSVLTPTARAYLRRLRQLRAASQADAAWLEKEALPWLPWPLERTFLSRNIPMIVDFDDAVFHRYDMHRSALVRHILGRKLDRLMASAALVTAGNRYLADRARKAGARRVEIVPTVVDASVYRPSPEPRAWSPAVMGWIGTPGTWSDYMVPMLPLFTETAAATGARISAVGAGRDAPHPLVDILPWAEDTEVEMIQQMDIGVMPLTDTPWARGKCGYKLIQYMACGLPVIASPVGVNAEIVEHGVNGFLASNETEWRAALATLIQDPELRRRMGEAGRRKVEEHYSLQVWGPKVARMIRSIAERGKS, encoded by the coding sequence ATGGACGCAAAGACTCTGGACGATACTGATGCTTATGTCATGGCGGGCATCAGTCTCGTGAACGTCCCGATGCTCACTCGATACGACCGGTCAGGCGCTTCCAGCCGGCTCAGGATGCTGCAGTATGCGGAAGCCTTGAGCGCTGAGGGCGTGACGGCGACTGTCTGCCCCTTCTTTGACGCAAGTTATCTCGAGCGCCTCTATTCGGGCCAATCCGTCCTGACGCCGACGGCGAGAGCCTATCTGCGGCGGCTTCGGCAGCTGCGAGCGGCATCACAAGCCGATGCCGCCTGGTTGGAAAAAGAAGCCCTTCCCTGGCTGCCCTGGCCACTGGAGCGGACCTTTCTGTCTCGGAACATCCCGATGATCGTCGACTTCGACGATGCCGTGTTCCATCGCTATGACATGCACCGCTCTGCCTTGGTAAGGCATATCCTCGGGCGCAAACTGGACCGGCTCATGGCGTCGGCCGCCCTGGTCACGGCCGGTAATCGATATCTCGCGGATCGTGCTCGGAAGGCCGGGGCCCGGCGCGTCGAGATCGTGCCGACTGTCGTCGATGCCTCGGTCTATCGGCCATCGCCGGAGCCTCGTGCCTGGAGCCCGGCCGTGATGGGGTGGATTGGCACGCCCGGCACCTGGTCCGACTACATGGTGCCGATGTTGCCACTCTTCACCGAGACTGCGGCGGCCACTGGTGCCCGGATCAGTGCGGTGGGTGCAGGACGCGACGCGCCCCATCCCCTGGTCGACATCTTGCCCTGGGCGGAGGACACCGAGGTGGAGATGATCCAACAGATGGATATCGGCGTCATGCCCCTGACCGACACGCCCTGGGCGCGCGGCAAATGCGGCTACAAGCTGATCCAGTACATGGCCTGCGGTCTTCCGGTCATCGCCTCCCCGGTTGGTGTGAATGCCGAAATTGTCGAGCACGGTGTAAACGGCTTCCTGGCCAGCAACGAGACTGAGTGGCGCGCCGCGCTTGCCACACTCATTCAGGACCCTGAGTTGCGGCGTCGGATGGGGGAAGCAGGGCGCAGGAAAGTCGAAGAGCATTACTCCCTTCAGGTCTGGGGCCCGAAGGTAGCGCGAATGATACGGTCGATTGCGGAACGGGGAAAGTCTTGA
- the asnB gene encoding asparagine synthase (glutamine-hydrolyzing), with protein sequence MCGLTGVLDWQGTPERGVLTRMAGALSHRGPDAEGSWSEGNIALGHRRLSILDLSPAGAQPMHSGSGRFVVAFNGEIYNHLDLRNELEQAGAAPTWRGHSDTETLLAGVDHWGLEETLRRSAGMFALALWDRRLRRLCLARDRMGEKPLYWGWAGTSLVFGSELKALRPHPGFPVGVCREALDQYLRFGYVPAPRSIHPGFYKLEPGTILTIGDTPPASPPRQPLRPGSSHGSIAIARYWSLEELVARGAQNRHATEGEALQDLEQTLSRAVGRQLISDVPLGAFLSGGVDSSLIVALMQSQSANPVRTFTVGFEDAAYSEARFAAEVAAHIGTNHTELTVTDREAREVIPDLPTMYDEPFADSSQIPTYLVCKAARNDVTVALSGDAGDELFGGYTRYLWGPRVWNALRRVPHPLRKAIGHLMASLPPHGWDSLGRMTGGRFSHPGDKAHRLAAILRDVRTMGDLYRGLVTIWPDEEIVRDLISRATSTLDDPLPPDLEPNPASSMMLQDMRSYLPGDILTKVDRAAMAVSLETRVPFLDPEVLEASARLPLHMKLRQGEGKWALRQILYEHVPRELIERPKVGFGIPVGDWLRGPLRSWAEDLLSEEALRRDGLLDPAPVRQAWAEHLSGRREWTQRLWTILMLMSWRASVS encoded by the coding sequence ATGTGCGGTCTGACCGGAGTCCTTGATTGGCAGGGCACACCGGAACGCGGTGTGCTGACGCGCATGGCGGGGGCTCTCTCCCACCGAGGCCCAGATGCGGAGGGAAGCTGGTCGGAGGGCAACATCGCTCTCGGTCACCGTCGGTTGTCGATCCTCGATCTCAGCCCCGCCGGAGCGCAGCCGATGCACTCCGGTTCCGGGCGCTTCGTGGTCGCCTTCAATGGTGAAATTTACAATCACCTCGACTTGCGAAATGAGCTCGAGCAAGCCGGGGCCGCGCCGACCTGGCGTGGTCACTCAGACACCGAGACCCTGCTCGCCGGGGTAGATCATTGGGGCCTCGAGGAGACCCTGCGGCGATCGGCGGGCATGTTCGCCCTGGCGCTCTGGGATCGACGTCTGCGCAGGCTATGCTTGGCAAGGGACCGGATGGGTGAGAAGCCGCTCTACTGGGGCTGGGCCGGCACGTCACTCGTGTTCGGATCGGAGTTGAAGGCTTTGCGACCCCATCCTGGCTTCCCGGTCGGGGTCTGCCGTGAGGCCCTGGATCAGTATCTCAGGTTTGGCTACGTCCCCGCTCCGCGCAGCATCCACCCAGGCTTCTACAAGCTTGAACCCGGAACGATCCTGACGATCGGAGACACGCCTCCGGCCTCCCCTCCGAGGCAGCCGTTGCGGCCCGGTTCTTCCCATGGGTCGATTGCCATCGCGCGCTACTGGTCTCTTGAGGAGCTTGTCGCTCGTGGAGCCCAGAACCGCCATGCGACGGAAGGAGAGGCCCTTCAGGACCTCGAGCAGACCCTGAGCCGAGCTGTGGGTCGGCAGTTGATTTCGGACGTGCCCCTCGGAGCGTTCCTTTCCGGCGGCGTGGACAGTTCCCTGATCGTAGCATTGATGCAGTCGCAGTCCGCAAATCCGGTCCGGACCTTCACAGTCGGTTTCGAAGATGCCGCCTATTCCGAGGCTCGCTTTGCCGCCGAGGTCGCAGCGCATATCGGAACGAACCATACCGAACTGACCGTCACCGACAGGGAAGCGCGGGAAGTCATTCCGGACCTCCCAACGATGTATGACGAGCCGTTCGCGGACTCCTCTCAGATCCCCACCTACCTGGTCTGCAAGGCGGCACGAAACGACGTGACCGTGGCGCTGTCCGGTGATGCCGGAGACGAGCTGTTCGGTGGATATACCCGCTATCTCTGGGGGCCGCGGGTCTGGAATGCTCTGCGGCGCGTTCCGCATCCTCTGCGCAAGGCTATCGGGCACCTCATGGCCAGCCTGCCGCCGCATGGCTGGGACAGCCTGGGGCGGATGACGGGTGGGCGTTTCTCTCACCCCGGTGACAAGGCGCATCGGCTTGCGGCGATCCTGCGCGATGTGCGCACCATGGGCGACCTTTACCGAGGCCTCGTCACCATCTGGCCGGATGAGGAAATTGTGCGAGACCTGATCTCCCGCGCAACTTCAACCCTGGATGACCCATTGCCCCCTGATCTCGAACCCAATCCTGCCAGCAGCATGATGCTCCAGGACATGCGGAGTTACCTGCCTGGCGACATTCTGACGAAAGTGGACCGCGCCGCCATGGCCGTCAGCCTCGAGACTCGGGTGCCTTTCCTTGATCCAGAAGTCCTCGAAGCCTCTGCCCGCCTGCCCCTGCACATGAAACTCCGCCAAGGCGAGGGCAAATGGGCGCTGCGACAGATCCTCTACGAACATGTCCCTCGCGAATTGATCGAGCGGCCCAAGGTCGGATTCGGCATACCTGTCGGCGACTGGCTTCGTGGCCCTCTGCGTTCGTGGGCCGAAGACCTCTTGTCCGAAGAGGCGCTACGCCGCGACGGACTGCTCGACCCGGCTCCGGTGCGACAAGCCTGGGCGGAACATCTCTCGGGGCGAAGGGAATGGACGCAAAGACTCTGGACGATACTGATGCTTATGTCATGGCGGGCATCAGTCTCGTGA
- a CDS encoding glycosyltransferase, whose translation MTPTLYLTRNGLLEPLGQSQVIPYLRGLSSEYAITLITYEKAEDWADEEAVAHAWADCEAHGITWLPQVFRPHPKVVAPALSMVRMVWLVHREVRRRGIRLIHARSYIPAAVSLLVHRVTGVPFIFDMRALWPEELITAGRLRRGGWMHRFITAAERACLKHAAGIVSLTEAAVGHLRRTYPDELRDKEITVIPTCADLDRFRPAQNAPARLVHGCIGTLLSGWFKTDWLQAWIGTAAEHDPAARFEILTRDDPQAVRAQIDPQGEIGERLTIASRRSAEMPAALHAHTVSIMFFTDGLSKLGSSPTRMAEVLGSGLPVVANRGVGDVAKIVEEHRVGVIVEDLSKEAMYEAFDALRDLETDPALAARCRDTALAVFSLDAGTERYSELYRACLADQRAQAAPSNSSGR comes from the coding sequence ATGACCCCCACCCTCTACCTCACCCGCAATGGCCTTCTCGAGCCCCTCGGCCAGAGCCAAGTGATCCCTTACCTGCGCGGACTGTCCAGCGAATACGCCATCACGCTGATCACCTACGAGAAGGCCGAGGATTGGGCCGATGAGGAGGCCGTCGCGCACGCCTGGGCTGATTGCGAGGCACATGGTATCACCTGGTTGCCCCAAGTGTTTCGCCCACACCCCAAGGTGGTGGCTCCGGCCCTCAGCATGGTGCGCATGGTCTGGCTTGTGCATCGGGAGGTGCGCCGGAGGGGGATCAGGTTGATCCATGCTCGATCCTACATCCCTGCCGCCGTTAGCCTCCTGGTTCATCGGGTCACTGGCGTGCCCTTCATCTTCGACATGCGCGCGCTCTGGCCGGAGGAACTCATCACCGCCGGACGACTCAGACGAGGTGGCTGGATGCATCGCTTCATCACGGCGGCGGAACGCGCCTGCCTGAAGCACGCCGCCGGCATCGTCTCGCTGACCGAGGCGGCTGTCGGCCATCTGCGGCGGACCTACCCGGATGAATTGCGTGACAAGGAGATTACGGTCATCCCCACCTGCGCGGACCTCGACCGGTTTCGCCCCGCCCAGAACGCGCCGGCAAGGCTGGTTCATGGCTGCATCGGGACACTGCTCAGCGGATGGTTCAAGACGGACTGGCTTCAGGCTTGGATCGGAACCGCGGCCGAGCACGATCCGGCGGCGCGCTTCGAGATCCTGACCCGGGACGATCCCCAAGCGGTTCGCGCACAGATCGACCCTCAGGGAGAAATCGGCGAGCGGCTGACAATAGCCTCACGAAGATCCGCCGAGATGCCAGCGGCGCTGCACGCGCACACCGTGTCGATCATGTTCTTTACAGATGGCCTGAGCAAACTCGGAAGCTCGCCAACCCGCATGGCGGAGGTCCTCGGCAGCGGCCTTCCCGTCGTGGCCAACCGAGGCGTCGGCGACGTGGCGAAGATCGTCGAGGAGCACCGGGTGGGTGTCATCGTCGAGGATTTGTCGAAGGAAGCCATGTATGAAGCGTTCGACGCCTTGCGAGACCTGGAGACGGACCCGGCGCTGGCCGCACGCTGCCGGGACACCGCGTTGGCGGTCTTTTCCCTGGATGCGGGCACAGAAAGATATTCGGAGCTGTACCGGGCCTGTCTTGCTGACCAGCGAGCCCAGGCAGCGCCCAGCAACAGTAGCGGTCGATAG
- a CDS encoding glycosyltransferase — translation MKLAFLLPDLRGGGVERLSLVLGHEFKRLGHHVEFVLMSAKGELVGEAREDFPVVDLQSPRARAMPCALIRHLKASRPTAVMAAMWPLTSIAPLAVKLSGVGARVLISEHGILSAQYRDWGRSNLAALRLSTALGYRLADARVGVSNGVCRDIARLSSLDRGKFTTIYNPISPRPVQPPSSPQDGAAYWRSAGKRILSVGNLKAVKNQALLIRAFARLTDPDATLVILGDGALRPELERLAKELGVGNRVILPGFQSDPNPFYETADLFVLSSDYEGFGNVIVEALATGTPVVSTDCPSGPSEILEGGKWGRLTPVGDVDALAMAMKTALAEEHDPEALKRRAADFSPAIAARKYLDALGLT, via the coding sequence ATGAAATTGGCATTTCTACTTCCCGATCTTCGCGGCGGAGGCGTCGAGCGGCTTAGTCTCGTTCTTGGACATGAGTTCAAGCGCCTTGGCCACCATGTCGAATTCGTTCTGATGTCAGCGAAAGGCGAACTGGTCGGAGAAGCGCGTGAGGACTTCCCCGTTGTCGATCTTCAATCTCCGCGCGCCCGAGCCATGCCTTGCGCTCTGATCCGCCACCTGAAGGCATCCCGTCCTACAGCGGTCATGGCCGCAATGTGGCCATTGACTTCTATTGCACCTTTGGCCGTCAAGCTGTCGGGTGTTGGCGCACGGGTGCTTATTTCGGAACACGGCATCTTATCAGCGCAGTATCGCGACTGGGGACGAAGCAACTTAGCGGCCCTCAGGTTGTCTACTGCACTTGGTTACCGGCTGGCGGACGCGCGGGTTGGTGTGTCCAACGGCGTGTGTCGTGACATAGCGCGCTTGTCGAGTTTGGATCGAGGCAAGTTCACCACAATCTATAATCCGATCTCTCCGCGCCCAGTGCAACCACCGAGCTCACCTCAGGACGGAGCTGCATATTGGAGAAGCGCCGGAAAACGCATTCTCTCCGTCGGCAACCTGAAGGCCGTAAAGAACCAGGCTCTCCTGATCCGCGCCTTCGCCCGCCTCACTGACCCCGATGCGACCCTCGTGATACTCGGAGATGGCGCTTTGCGGCCGGAATTGGAGCGCTTGGCCAAAGAGCTTGGTGTCGGAAACCGTGTGATCCTCCCAGGCTTCCAGAGCGATCCGAACCCCTTCTACGAGACCGCAGACCTCTTCGTTCTGTCGTCTGACTACGAAGGCTTCGGCAATGTGATCGTCGAGGCCCTCGCAACCGGCACGCCCGTCGTCTCCACCGATTGCCCTTCGGGCCCCAGCGAGATCCTCGAGGGAGGCAAGTGGGGTCGCTTGACGCCGGTCGGCGATGTCGATGCGCTGGCAATGGCGATGAAGACTGCGCTGGCCGAAGAACATGACCCGGAGGCTTTGAAACGGCGCGCGGCCGACTTCTCTCCTGCGATCGCCGCTCGCAAATACCTCGATGCGCTTGGATTGACATGA
- a CDS encoding glycosyltransferase family 2 protein encodes MTERPPTQRPLVTFALFAYNQEDYIREAIEGAFSQTYEPLEIILSDDCSTDRTFEIMQEMAAAYEGPHRVISRKNSSNIGTVDHLIAVSREASGGLLIVAAGDDISKPERSAVLTAAWIASGAMALYSGHILIDDTGKPLSTTEIIPPHAPTQKLFSGVSSPMRHNGVVRHVPGYSAAYDTEFFRNVPMSKNKSLNEDALATCLLNLNSFLIEQVASAEVFYRTSRTSASSHQVNTDARDILEAERRRVRFASSCVKFYPYLLELIDSSSASTEDLARVRKRLKRRLKNYKIILITGRDGLLGRIGAARHVHGIKSCMTWVVRLAGPVFFSRAKSGALRLKLGQK; translated from the coding sequence ATGACTGAGAGACCCCCTACCCAACGCCCGCTCGTCACCTTTGCCCTCTTTGCCTACAACCAGGAAGACTATATTCGTGAGGCGATCGAGGGGGCCTTCTCGCAGACCTACGAGCCGCTCGAAATCATCCTTTCAGACGATTGCTCGACGGATAGGACGTTCGAGATTATGCAGGAGATGGCGGCGGCGTATGAGGGGCCACACCGTGTCATATCTCGAAAAAATTCATCAAATATCGGGACAGTAGATCATCTTATTGCTGTGTCTCGAGAAGCTTCTGGCGGCCTACTAATCGTAGCTGCGGGTGATGATATTTCGAAACCGGAAAGGTCCGCAGTTCTTACTGCTGCTTGGATTGCCAGTGGCGCAATGGCGCTCTATTCGGGACATATCTTGATTGACGACACAGGAAAGCCACTCTCCACTACCGAAATCATTCCGCCTCACGCCCCAACTCAGAAGCTGTTTTCCGGCGTTAGTAGTCCAATGAGACACAACGGCGTGGTAAGGCACGTCCCTGGCTACTCAGCCGCATATGACACTGAGTTTTTTCGCAACGTCCCGATGAGTAAGAACAAAAGTTTGAATGAGGATGCATTGGCAACGTGCCTGTTGAATTTGAACTCTTTCCTGATTGAACAGGTCGCTTCAGCAGAAGTTTTTTATCGCACCTCGCGCACCTCTGCTTCTTCCCACCAAGTGAATACCGACGCGCGCGACATACTCGAAGCCGAGAGACGCAGAGTCAGATTTGCCTCGTCCTGTGTAAAGTTTTATCCATACCTATTGGAGCTCATCGATTCTTCCAGCGCATCAACCGAGGATTTGGCGCGTGTCAGAAAGAGGCTAAAAAGACGCCTGAAAAACTATAAGATTATCCTAATTACTGGCAGAGACGGTCTTTTGGGTCGCATAGGCGCCGCCCGCCATGTGCACGGCATTAAGAGCTGTATGACATGGGTTGTTCGCTTAGCGGGACCAGTTTTCTTTTCAAGAGCAAAATCTGGGGCTCTTAGGTTAAAATTGGGCCAAAAATGA
- a CDS encoding O-antigen translocase, producing the protein MTDTSAMNSRGLIRSMMIIGSTQVVNIALSIFRQKILAVLLGPNGIGLLSLYTSLQGLVAQVAGLGMQNSGVREIAAARDDAEALSRVKRVLLLAHLAQGGLAMACVWFLRDQIAEWLFQDPAYATNVGLVGIAILLALLAAAHTALLQGLRRIGDLGRVTVLGAFAATVVGLAAVLTLGQAGLIWFVLAQPLFNLIAARWFVGRVPQAAAPAPRLRDTPSIWLPMARLGFAFMLGGLMTTATLLVVRGQITQNLGLEAAGQFAAAWGITMTYVGFLLSSMSADYYPRLTEVIADKPAAVALMNDQAQLGLAIGGPVLLVLIGWAPWVISLLYSREFSPAVELLQWQSVGNIFKLASWSLSFSVVAAAKAKTYVLLEASFNIVFLTLIFLLLPKYGLTITATAFVTGYIVYFATAYIQARYLHRYRMTALTRNLLLLHVALGSALLILATIHQPAAFIAAPLLGAATGILGLRTVLAKTGPEGRLAGRLTFFFQRAGWPIRTAP; encoded by the coding sequence GTGACTGATACCAGCGCAATGAACTCGCGTGGGCTGATCCGGTCCATGATGATTATTGGCTCAACTCAAGTCGTGAACATCGCCCTGTCGATCTTCCGCCAAAAGATACTTGCGGTACTGCTCGGACCCAATGGGATCGGCCTTCTGAGCCTCTACACCAGCCTCCAGGGCCTGGTGGCGCAGGTCGCCGGCCTCGGCATGCAAAACAGCGGCGTTCGAGAGATCGCCGCCGCTCGTGACGACGCGGAAGCGCTGTCTCGAGTGAAGCGGGTCCTCCTGCTCGCGCATCTGGCGCAGGGTGGCCTGGCAATGGCCTGCGTGTGGTTCCTGCGCGATCAGATCGCAGAGTGGCTCTTCCAAGATCCAGCATACGCAACCAATGTCGGCCTCGTCGGCATCGCCATTCTGCTTGCCCTGCTTGCAGCAGCGCATACTGCGTTGTTGCAGGGCCTGCGCAGGATCGGAGATCTCGGGCGGGTTACGGTTCTGGGGGCGTTCGCAGCTACGGTCGTAGGCCTCGCCGCGGTACTGACGCTCGGGCAAGCAGGCCTGATCTGGTTCGTCCTGGCGCAGCCCTTGTTTAACCTGATCGCTGCGCGTTGGTTCGTCGGCCGCGTGCCGCAGGCCGCCGCCCCCGCACCGAGGTTGCGCGATACTCCATCCATCTGGCTTCCTATGGCGCGACTGGGCTTTGCCTTCATGCTTGGCGGCCTCATGACGACTGCGACCCTGCTCGTCGTTCGTGGTCAGATTACACAGAACCTCGGGCTGGAGGCCGCCGGACAATTCGCAGCCGCATGGGGCATCACGATGACCTACGTCGGCTTTCTGCTAAGCTCGATGTCCGCCGACTACTATCCACGTCTGACGGAGGTGATCGCGGACAAGCCGGCTGCCGTCGCACTCATGAATGACCAAGCACAACTCGGCCTTGCCATCGGTGGGCCGGTATTGCTGGTGCTGATCGGTTGGGCCCCTTGGGTCATTTCGCTACTGTATTCTCGTGAGTTTTCACCTGCGGTTGAACTCCTGCAATGGCAGTCGGTCGGAAATATCTTCAAGCTTGCGAGTTGGTCCCTCAGCTTTTCAGTGGTGGCAGCAGCAAAGGCCAAGACTTACGTCTTGCTCGAAGCCTCTTTCAACATCGTCTTCCTTACATTGATTTTTCTGTTGCTTCCCAAGTATGGCCTCACTATCACGGCCACCGCTTTTGTTACGGGGTACATCGTCTATTTCGCAACGGCCTACATTCAAGCACGATATCTGCACCGATATAGAATGACCGCCCTGACACGAAACCTTCTTCTCCTCCACGTCGCGCTGGGAAGCGCGTTGCTGATACTGGCGACAATACACCAACCCGCAGCATTCATTGCAGCCCCTCTCCTCGGCGCGGCGACAGGCATTCTGGGTCTGCGCACCGTGCTGGCGAAAACCGGCCCCGAAGGGCGCCTGGCCGGACGCCTCACTTTCTTTTTCCAACGGGCCGGATGGCCCATCAGGACAGCTCCATGA
- a CDS encoding DegT/DnrJ/EryC1/StrS family aminotransferase gives MTIPFLDLGAAYRELQPEIDAAVQRVLASGWYILGPEVDAFEAEWAEFCGAEHAVGLANGLDALTLALKALDIGAGDEVIVPSNTYIATWLAVSAVGATPVPVEPDPATHNIDPTLIEAAITEWTKAILPVHLYGQPADLDPILEIARRHDLAVVEDAAQAHDARYKGRKIGSHGDVVCWSFYPGKNLGALGDAGAVTTNRAGIAERIRLLRNYGSREKYVNEVQGANSRLDPIQAAVLRVKLAHLEEWTERRRTLAAAYQEGLKGSDLVLPSVPSWAEPAWHLYVVRTQKRSELQAHLADKGIGSLIHYPIPPHMQSAYGSLGIEPDALPLARRLADEVLSLPMGPQLTVKDVWGVIEMTGPRE, from the coding sequence ATGACAATTCCCTTCCTTGACCTCGGTGCCGCCTACCGGGAACTCCAGCCGGAGATCGATGCAGCAGTTCAGCGGGTATTGGCAAGCGGCTGGTATATACTCGGCCCGGAGGTCGACGCATTCGAGGCGGAATGGGCCGAGTTCTGCGGCGCCGAGCATGCGGTCGGTCTCGCAAACGGGCTCGATGCACTGACACTCGCGCTCAAGGCGCTCGATATCGGCGCCGGCGACGAGGTGATCGTGCCGTCCAACACCTACATCGCCACCTGGCTCGCCGTTTCCGCCGTTGGCGCGACGCCCGTCCCCGTCGAGCCCGACCCAGCGACCCACAATATCGACCCGACCCTGATCGAGGCTGCAATCACCGAATGGACGAAAGCAATCCTGCCCGTTCACCTGTATGGCCAGCCAGCTGATCTCGATCCGATCCTTGAGATCGCCCGGCGTCACGATCTGGCCGTGGTCGAAGACGCCGCTCAGGCACATGACGCCCGCTACAAGGGGCGGAAGATCGGCAGCCACGGCGACGTCGTCTGCTGGAGCTTCTACCCGGGCAAGAACCTTGGCGCGCTTGGCGATGCGGGTGCGGTGACGACCAACCGCGCGGGTATTGCCGAGCGCATCCGCCTGCTGCGCAACTACGGCTCGCGGGAAAAATACGTGAACGAGGTGCAGGGTGCCAACTCGCGGCTTGATCCGATCCAGGCGGCGGTGCTGCGGGTTAAGCTCGCCCATCTCGAGGAATGGACGGAGAGACGCAGGACGCTGGCTGCGGCCTACCAAGAAGGCTTGAAGGGGAGCGACCTTGTTTTGCCTTCGGTTCCCAGCTGGGCGGAGCCGGCCTGGCACCTCTATGTCGTTCGCACACAAAAGCGGTCCGAATTGCAAGCGCACCTGGCGGATAAGGGCATCGGCAGCCTCATACATTATCCCATCCCGCCACACATGCAGTCTGCCTATGGATCACTGGGCATCGAACCTGATGCGCTGCCGCTCGCCCGACGGTTGGCAGATGAGGTTCTGAGTTTGCCCATGGGGCCACAACTCACCGTCAAAGACGTGTGGGGAGTAATCGAAATGACGGGCCCTCGCGAGTGA
- a CDS encoding sugar 3,4-ketoisomerase produces the protein METSRKPIDGIRTIGLPQIHDPRGDLTFVEGGNHLPFDIARVYYLYNVPVDAERGGHAHKELEQVVFALSGSFRMKVDDGHKKSEYWLRDPRKGLYISRMIWREMDRFSQGAVCMVIASHRYDENDYYRDYDTFMTAVGANRQ, from the coding sequence GTGGAAACCTCCAGGAAACCTATTGATGGCATCCGTACAATCGGCTTGCCGCAAATTCACGACCCCCGTGGCGACCTGACCTTCGTCGAAGGCGGGAACCACCTGCCCTTCGACATCGCTCGGGTCTATTACCTATACAACGTTCCGGTCGATGCCGAGCGCGGCGGACATGCCCACAAGGAGCTGGAGCAAGTCGTCTTCGCCCTATCGGGAAGCTTCCGCATGAAGGTCGACGACGGCCACAAGAAATCCGAATACTGGCTGCGCGACCCTCGAAAGGGGCTCTATATCAGTAGGATGATCTGGCGCGAGATGGACCGCTTCAGCCAAGGTGCGGTCTGCATGGTCATCGCATCGCATCGTTACGACGAGAACGATTATTATCGCGATTATGATACGTTCATGACCGCCGTAGGGGCCAACCGCCAATGA